The proteins below are encoded in one region of Methanosarcina barkeri 3:
- the mutL gene encoding DNA mismatch repair endonuclease MutL, translating into MMEEHIEEKKQAKGNKIRILDKDTINKIAAGEVIERPASVVKELIDNSIDARATDIRIEIEKGGKRSILIRDNGCGMSREDALLAYKKHATSKLTRIEDLNTISTMGFRGEALSSITAVAKVEILTRPPEEITGTRIVIQGGKVLETSDAGTAPGTSVHVKDLFYNTPARQKYLKSDRTELAHITDTITQLALANPEISFTLLSEGKPVIRNAGSSDPFKSIVNLLGPDTARSMLPLEYRTEDFEILGYISKPETTRRESDQIFLFVNTRPVTSRAINKAIREGYYTKIPKERYPVAVLSLIVDPGEVDVNVHPRKAEVRFSREKELGDAVTFAIEKVLSENALAPEIRDKRDRTFQKTFKVSSSSGILQVSEAAEIFGRKDAGKDIGIPDTGLHERGKVVKDKSETYVYPVKDTERRLKRSERLLDLTAEGEAQEISGDKKLDIKTEQEREIEKKGESEKRITDIRENQTKKAGLEDKELGDISTENGSKPKQKSNTNSFENLRVIGQVSKLYILAERGEDLVLIDQHAAHERILYEQVLKMKKSRVQELITPVTIDLTPKEKVLMEEYIPHLEECGFGISEFGDNTYVVTFIPEVFGRLEDPEIIHDVVSDLLASGKVKKDTGISERVCKTIACRAAIKGGAACSPKQMEELIEQLKKAENPYSCPHGRPTVITFTKGELDRMFARVQ; encoded by the coding sequence ATGATGGAAGAACACATTGAAGAAAAGAAGCAAGCTAAGGGAAACAAAATTCGGATCCTTGATAAGGATACCATAAACAAAATTGCAGCAGGTGAGGTAATCGAGCGGCCTGCATCCGTAGTGAAAGAGCTGATAGACAATTCAATTGATGCAAGAGCTACGGATATTCGAATTGAAATCGAAAAGGGTGGAAAACGTTCCATTCTTATCCGGGATAACGGATGCGGAATGAGTAGGGAGGATGCCTTGCTTGCATACAAAAAGCATGCAACGAGCAAGCTCACGAGGATTGAAGATCTCAACACTATTTCTACAATGGGTTTTAGGGGAGAAGCCCTTTCTTCTATTACAGCGGTTGCGAAGGTCGAGATTCTTACCCGGCCCCCTGAAGAGATTACAGGTACCAGGATAGTGATCCAGGGTGGAAAAGTTCTGGAAACTTCGGACGCAGGTACGGCTCCAGGTACGTCTGTGCACGTAAAAGACCTGTTTTACAACACTCCGGCAAGGCAGAAATATCTTAAAAGTGACCGTACCGAGCTTGCCCATATTACAGATACGATAACGCAGCTTGCTCTGGCAAATCCGGAGATTTCCTTTACTCTGCTCAGTGAAGGAAAACCAGTCATAAGAAACGCAGGTTCAAGTGATCCTTTCAAAAGCATCGTAAACCTTCTGGGCCCGGATACTGCTCGTTCAATGCTTCCCCTGGAATACAGGACCGAAGATTTTGAAATTCTGGGGTACATATCAAAGCCCGAAACCACTCGAAGAGAAAGCGACCAGATTTTCCTGTTTGTAAATACCCGTCCGGTAACCTCAAGAGCCATCAATAAAGCTATTCGAGAAGGGTATTATACTAAAATCCCTAAAGAGCGTTATCCTGTGGCAGTGCTCTCTCTTATTGTCGATCCCGGGGAAGTGGACGTTAATGTACATCCCCGTAAAGCCGAAGTGCGTTTCAGCCGGGAGAAAGAACTTGGAGATGCGGTCACGTTTGCGATAGAGAAAGTACTTTCTGAAAATGCTTTGGCTCCTGAAATCCGGGATAAAAGAGACCGAACTTTTCAGAAGACGTTCAAGGTTTCAAGCTCTTCGGGTATACTGCAGGTCTCCGAAGCTGCGGAAATTTTTGGAAGGAAGGATGCTGGTAAGGACATCGGAATTCCGGATACCGGCCTTCATGAAAGGGGCAAGGTTGTAAAAGATAAGTCTGAGACCTACGTTTATCCGGTAAAAGATACCGAGAGGAGACTAAAACGTTCTGAGCGTCTCCTGGATTTAACTGCAGAAGGAGAAGCGCAGGAAATCTCAGGTGATAAAAAGCTGGATATTAAAACCGAGCAGGAAAGGGAAATAGAAAAAAAAGGAGAGAGTGAAAAGAGAATTACAGATATTCGAGAGAATCAAACTAAAAAGGCAGGTTTGGAAGATAAAGAACTTGGGGATATAAGTACTGAAAATGGTTCAAAACCAAAACAAAAATCGAACACGAACTCTTTTGAAAACCTTAGAGTTATAGGGCAGGTGTCTAAGCTATATATCCTTGCTGAAAGGGGAGAAGACCTTGTGCTTATTGACCAGCATGCTGCTCACGAGAGAATTCTTTACGAGCAGGTTTTAAAAATGAAAAAGTCCAGGGTGCAGGAGCTGATCACACCTGTAACCATAGACCTTACTCCTAAAGAGAAAGTCCTTATGGAAGAATACATTCCTCATCTGGAAGAGTGCGGTTTCGGGATTTCGGAATTCGGGGACAATACATACGTAGTAACTTTCATACCTGAGGTTTTCGGACGGCTTGAGGATCCCGAGATTATACATGATGTAGTTTCGGATCTATTAGCTTCGGGAAAAGTTAAAAAAGATACGGGAATTTCGGAAAGAGTCTGCAAGACCATTGCATGCAGGGCTGCAATTAAAGGAGGAGCTGCTTGCAGCCCCAAACAAATGGAAGAGCTAATAGAACAGCTTAAAAAAGCCGAAAACCCTTACTCCTGTCCTCACGGCAGGCCCACTGTTATCACATTTACGAAGGGAGAACTGGACCGCATGTTTGCAAGAGTCCAGTAA
- a CDS encoding cobalt-precorrin-5B (C(1))-methyltransferase: MIDPVNNFKIPEEWIVRTGLAREELEEKVASGMIVVLSDGSVLKRGYTTGTTASAAAKAAVLSLKKKTVDNVSVPTPVGLRAQLEVSEASQGRAIVKKIPNDHESDITRGLEFVGEAREAEGIRILGGKGIGIVKRDGLQVPKGQPAINPKPMEQIKAAVQEAVEELGLSGAEVTISIPDGERIGKETLNSRIGVEGGISVLGSTGFVEPWNDHLGEMRGDLIRCTDRVVLTTGRIGMRYSHMLFPDYTVVMVGSRISEGLGYASGDVIICGLPGLVLKWGNPEMLEGSGYATVVEMLKKEPEHIRLKEAFEMAVEKGKGARIVVIDRDGSVLMDSKNES; encoded by the coding sequence ATGATAGATCCTGTTAACAATTTCAAGATCCCTGAAGAATGGATTGTCCGTACCGGGCTTGCCAGGGAAGAACTTGAAGAAAAAGTAGCATCCGGGATGATTGTGGTTCTGAGTGACGGGTCTGTCCTCAAACGAGGATACACTACTGGAACTACAGCAAGTGCTGCTGCAAAAGCAGCGGTTCTTTCCCTTAAGAAAAAAACAGTCGATAATGTATCCGTACCAACTCCTGTGGGACTGAGAGCACAACTTGAGGTCAGTGAAGCTTCACAGGGGCGTGCAATTGTAAAAAAGATTCCGAATGACCATGAGTCCGATATTACTCGAGGGCTTGAGTTTGTGGGAGAAGCCAGGGAAGCTGAAGGGATACGGATTCTAGGAGGAAAAGGCATAGGAATTGTCAAAAGGGACGGGCTCCAGGTTCCGAAAGGCCAGCCAGCTATTAATCCAAAACCGATGGAACAGATAAAGGCCGCAGTCCAGGAAGCTGTAGAAGAACTGGGTCTGAGTGGAGCCGAGGTTACAATTTCAATTCCGGATGGAGAGAGGATCGGAAAAGAGACCTTAAACAGCAGGATAGGGGTTGAAGGCGGAATTTCCGTACTTGGGAGCACAGGTTTTGTTGAACCCTGGAACGACCACCTTGGGGAAATGAGGGGAGACCTGATCCGCTGCACGGATAGAGTTGTTCTGACTACAGGCCGGATAGGAATGCGTTACTCCCATATGCTTTTTCCTGATTATACAGTCGTTATGGTCGGAAGCAGGATCTCGGAAGGACTTGGTTACGCCTCAGGCGATGTAATTATCTGCGGACTTCCTGGCCTTGTCCTTAAATGGGGAAACCCTGAGATGCTTGAAGGCAGTGGGTACGCAACCGTTGTCGAAATGCTTAAAAAAGAGCCTGAGCACATACGCCTGAAAGAAGCTTTTGAAATGGCAGTCGAGAAAGGAAAGGGTGCAAGAATCGTGGTAATCGACAGGGATGGATCGGTACTAATGGACAGTAAGAACGAGAGTTAA
- a CDS encoding (Fe-S)-binding protein gives MGIVEKHRSECKKCGQCLKVCPRYNDLSLLNRLYGYLEGNSDIDDGSLMRCLTCGLCTNACPAGLGIKKLISPARQKWVSEHGLTDRQTMVDPEAENNLFKKIAELDGTPIYKESSGSVVYFPGCAGTYINKIMAQATVALLDKAAVDYSVLSGVEYCCGAVSAGSGDPGPIHRNGKRNIEEIRKRGAKTLITACPGCFKAFKDIYPRVFGKLNFQVLHVSQYLELLIREGKLIPEAVLKHKVFYHDPCHLTRAMGVYQEARDVLEQIPGTELANGTPQNSACCGFGGGVRVNYPSESLDVASDRYRVAEKLSCDIIITNCGGCMQNLIEAGQDEKIKIFDLAEYLSLACGIKIEREDSRMLELVNRAYKLCISGYEEPEGL, from the coding sequence ATGGGAATCGTAGAAAAGCACAGGTCAGAGTGTAAAAAATGCGGGCAATGTCTTAAGGTTTGCCCTCGCTACAATGACCTGAGTTTGCTTAACCGATTGTATGGATATCTGGAAGGAAATTCGGATATTGATGACGGCTCTCTTATGCGCTGTCTGACCTGCGGACTCTGTACAAATGCCTGTCCTGCGGGGCTGGGAATAAAAAAGCTTATTTCTCCTGCCAGACAAAAGTGGGTCAGTGAACACGGACTTACCGACAGGCAGACAATGGTAGACCCTGAGGCTGAGAACAATCTCTTTAAGAAGATTGCCGAGCTGGATGGAACTCCAATTTATAAGGAAAGCTCAGGTTCAGTAGTCTATTTTCCAGGCTGTGCAGGCACATATATTAACAAAATCATGGCACAGGCTACGGTTGCACTGCTGGATAAAGCTGCAGTTGACTATAGTGTCCTGAGCGGGGTAGAGTACTGCTGCGGAGCCGTATCTGCTGGCTCAGGAGATCCGGGACCTATCCACAGAAACGGAAAGCGGAACATTGAAGAAATCCGAAAAAGGGGAGCCAAAACTCTTATTACAGCCTGTCCTGGCTGCTTTAAGGCGTTTAAAGATATCTACCCTCGAGTTTTTGGGAAACTTAATTTTCAGGTATTGCACGTTTCTCAGTACCTTGAGCTTCTTATAAGGGAAGGAAAACTCATTCCGGAAGCTGTGCTCAAGCATAAAGTGTTTTATCATGACCCATGCCATCTTACCAGGGCAATGGGAGTATATCAAGAAGCAAGAGATGTGCTTGAGCAAATTCCAGGCACCGAACTTGCCAATGGAACTCCTCAAAACTCGGCTTGCTGTGGCTTTGGAGGTGGAGTAAGGGTCAACTACCCATCTGAGTCCCTGGACGTGGCCTCTGACCGCTATAGAGTTGCCGAAAAACTGAGCTGTGATATAATTATAACTAACTGCGGAGGCTGCATGCAGAATCTTATTGAAGCCGGACAGGATGAAAAAATAAAAATTTTTGACCTTGCCGAATACCTTTCCCTTGCCTGCGGAATAAAAATAGAGAGGGAAGATTCCAGAATGCTGGAACTAGTCAACAGGGCTTACAAACTCTGCATTTCAGGGTACGAGGAACCTGAAGGTTTATAA
- a CDS encoding cobalt-precorrin-7 (C(5))-methyltransferase gives MIIVGVGVGPGMLTEEGINAIRKASVVYGAKRALEIAQEYITCEAKPIKDYKSLHLLPADAVVLSTGDPMFSGLGKFAREQDTVIPGISSMQVACARTKVNLTNLCAITAHGREWEPAKAELIRELKNGRNIFLLPEETFGSLEVAEILKELGIEAELYTCENLGYPEERIAKGTPENPPVPETNLYGLLVVQKGNS, from the coding sequence ATGATCATCGTAGGAGTCGGAGTTGGGCCCGGAATGCTCACGGAAGAAGGAATTAACGCTATAAGGAAAGCTTCTGTGGTTTATGGCGCAAAAAGAGCCCTTGAGATTGCTCAGGAATATATTACATGTGAAGCAAAACCGATTAAGGACTATAAATCACTTCACCTGCTGCCAGCCGATGCAGTCGTCCTGTCTACAGGCGATCCCATGTTTTCGGGGCTCGGGAAATTTGCAAGGGAACAAGATACGGTCATACCCGGGATTTCCTCTATGCAGGTTGCCTGTGCGCGTACAAAAGTGAACCTTACCAACCTCTGTGCAATCACAGCCCACGGCAGGGAATGGGAACCTGCAAAAGCCGAGTTGATTCGGGAGTTAAAGAACGGAAGAAATATCTTCCTGCTGCCGGAAGAAACTTTTGGCTCACTTGAGGTCGCAGAAATCCTTAAAGAGCTGGGTATTGAAGCTGAACTTTATACCTGCGAGAACCTCGGCTATCCTGAAGAAAGGATTGCAAAAGGCACGCCTGAAAACCCGCCGGTTCCGGAAACAAATCTTTACGGGCTGCTTGTCGTACAAAAAGGCAATTCTTGA
- the mtbC gene encoding dimethylamine corrinoid protein MtbC, giving the protein MSKEELLQELADAIISCKKDTVLAVVEKAKGELEPSEIIEKGLAVGMNEVGTLFERGKLFLPHVMMAADAMSAGVAALKDLMPEGASGSKLGVIVNGTVEGDVHDIGKAIVSTMLQSAGFEVYDIGRDVPIRNFIEKAKEVNADMIGISALMTTTLQGQKGVIELLKEEGLRDKVKVMVGGAPATQAWADKIGADCYAENATEAVAKAKELLA; this is encoded by the coding sequence ATTAGCAAAGAAGAATTGCTTCAGGAACTTGCAGATGCTATAATTTCCTGCAAGAAGGATACAGTACTCGCTGTAGTTGAAAAAGCTAAAGGAGAACTGGAACCTTCCGAAATAATTGAAAAAGGGCTTGCCGTAGGCATGAATGAGGTTGGTACCCTTTTCGAAAGAGGAAAACTGTTCCTGCCACATGTGATGATGGCTGCCGATGCGATGAGTGCAGGAGTTGCAGCTCTTAAGGATCTTATGCCTGAAGGAGCTTCCGGCTCAAAGCTCGGTGTTATTGTGAACGGTACCGTAGAAGGTGACGTTCATGATATTGGAAAAGCAATTGTATCCACAATGCTCCAATCTGCCGGTTTTGAAGTATATGACATCGGCCGTGATGTTCCAATCAGGAACTTTATTGAGAAGGCAAAAGAAGTCAATGCTGATATGATTGGAATTTCCGCACTTATGACCACAACTCTCCAGGGACAGAAAGGAGTAATCGAGCTCCTCAAAGAAGAAGGACTCAGGGACAAAGTTAAAGTCATGGTAGGCGGTGCACCTGCAACCCAGGCCTGGGCTGATAAGATCGGTGCAGACTGCTATGCTGAAAACGCAACCGAGGCTGTTGCAAAAGCAAAAGAGCTTCTGGCTTAA
- a CDS encoding glycosyl hydrolase family 28-related protein, translating into MNATSITDAQTSINSAINSVSAGATSNNPGYVLLNAGIYNISGPIHLKSNVVLKGAGDSTIIFSNGSVCTSNEAPAYIYGLNVSNVEICNLQFQSTARGPQDGGHKGGRFCINLNSTNNSTVHDILFTPYLYCDGVRVEKGSNITVYNCRARTGHDGISFLLGSSNCRAYNNDIDIRVNTGIRVRDSKGIRLDHNTFYGLHGSGWCCTEMEENVSAEIDHNIFHDYRGLSGNAAVQPRHANGSVSVHDNVLWNVGNISMGSGSGNIMDPSDKNVNYWVLKGYGYGSIK; encoded by the coding sequence GTGAATGCTACATCTATAACAGATGCACAGACTTCAATAAATAGTGCAATAAATTCCGTCTCCGCAGGTGCAACATCAAATAACCCGGGATATGTACTCCTTAATGCTGGCATATATAATATAAGCGGACCGATACATTTAAAATCCAATGTAGTACTAAAAGGTGCAGGCGACAGCACAATAATCTTTTCTAATGGTTCAGTTTGTACCTCCAATGAAGCACCTGCATATATATATGGGTTAAATGTTTCTAATGTCGAAATATGTAACCTCCAATTCCAGAGTACAGCAAGGGGGCCTCAAGACGGTGGTCATAAGGGCGGTCGATTTTGTATTAATCTAAACTCGACTAACAATAGTACAGTACATGATATTTTATTTACCCCCTACCTTTACTGTGATGGTGTACGAGTGGAAAAGGGTTCCAATATAACCGTGTATAATTGTAGGGCTCGTACAGGACATGACGGAATATCATTCCTTTTAGGTTCTTCCAATTGTCGAGCATATAATAATGATATTGATATTAGAGTTAATACTGGCATCAGGGTAAGAGATTCAAAAGGCATTAGACTTGACCACAACACCTTTTACGGTCTACACGGATCTGGCTGGTGTTGTACTGAAATGGAAGAGAATGTTTCGGCAGAAATAGATCACAATATTTTCCATGATTACAGAGGTTTATCAGGCAACGCTGCAGTCCAACCACGTCATGCAAATGGTTCTGTTTCTGTTCATGATAATGTTTTATGGAATGTTGGGAATATCTCTATGGGTTCGGGTTCAGGGAATATAATGGATCCATCCGACAAAAATGTTAATTATTGGGTATTAAAAGGATATGGATATGGTTCTATTAAATAA
- the mutS gene encoding DNA mismatch repair protein MutS: protein MTEMMTPAMRQYYEAKQAYPDTLIFFRMGDFYESFGEDAKTIAKELEITLTARGKDKSGERMPLAGIPYHAIDTYLPRLINKGYKVAICEQLEDPKKAKGVVKRGVVRVVTPGTAIDSSMFSDASNNYLMAVAGREIGKSGKHAEKEIEIGVSFLDISTGEFLTTQFRDSESFEKLLSELARMRPSECILPPSLYENSDLAEGLRAHTIVQEFAPNISGAKEAGERLKTHFKVATLEGMGCEKLDFAVYSAWAALEYAQTTQMRELTHINTLRTYSNSEFMILDSVTLRNLEIVKNVRDEGDENSLYRVLNSTKTPMGSRTLKKWLLKPLLSVEKINHRLDAVEELSANPLLRYDIRNWLSEVRDIERLVGRVVYGNSNSRDLVSLKKSLEALPSVRDSLLNKVESEDLNEIAIGLASFSELENLAEIIDRAIVDEPPVSVREGGMIKSGYSEELDELKDIASNSKQWIANFQQKERERSGIKSLKVGYNKVFGYYIEVTNANSSQVPDDYIRKQTMSNAERFFTPELKEKESLILTANEKAIALEYEIFTEIVRTLSAHSRELQETAERIGTLDVLADLAEVAENNNYIRPQLTDDCKILIRDGRHPVVENTAHGGFVPNDTEVDCKETQFLLVTGPNMAGKSTYMRQTALIAIMAQVGSFVPASYASIGIIDQVFTRIGAFDDLASGQSTFMVEMVELANILNNASPRSLVLLDEIGRGTSTYDGYSIAKAVVEFLHNRGKVGVRALFATHYHQLTALEEKLKRVKNYHIAVKEEGHELVFLRKIVPGATDRSYGIQVARLAGVPEKVIERANEILKDLERENVLEEAEDGNNGKKRKSKATARYTQMMLFDHGNNDENPAEVNRPSPVETALRKLNVEEMTPIEALNKLHELKRLLN, encoded by the coding sequence ATGACTGAAATGATGACCCCTGCAATGCGCCAGTACTACGAAGCCAAGCAGGCATATCCTGACACCCTTATCTTCTTCCGTATGGGGGATTTCTATGAATCCTTTGGGGAAGATGCAAAAACTATTGCAAAAGAACTCGAGATCACGCTTACAGCCCGAGGCAAGGATAAATCAGGAGAGAGAATGCCTCTTGCAGGAATACCCTACCATGCAATTGACACCTATCTGCCAAGGCTCATAAATAAAGGGTATAAAGTTGCAATTTGCGAACAGCTTGAAGACCCGAAAAAAGCAAAGGGGGTTGTAAAACGAGGGGTTGTCAGGGTGGTCACGCCAGGTACGGCAATTGACTCATCCATGTTTTCGGATGCTTCAAACAATTACCTTATGGCAGTTGCTGGGCGAGAAATCGGAAAGTCCGGAAAACATGCTGAAAAGGAAATAGAAATTGGAGTGTCCTTTCTTGATATTTCCACAGGGGAATTCCTTACAACTCAGTTCAGGGACTCAGAAAGTTTTGAAAAGCTTCTAAGCGAACTTGCTCGGATGCGGCCATCCGAATGCATCCTTCCTCCTTCCCTATATGAAAATTCAGACCTTGCGGAGGGGTTGAGAGCTCATACTATAGTGCAGGAGTTTGCTCCCAATATTTCCGGAGCAAAGGAAGCTGGAGAAAGGCTAAAAACCCATTTCAAGGTTGCAACTCTTGAAGGTATGGGCTGTGAGAAGCTGGACTTTGCAGTGTATTCGGCCTGGGCTGCCCTGGAATATGCACAGACTACGCAGATGCGGGAGCTTACTCATATCAATACCCTGAGAACTTACTCGAACTCCGAATTTATGATCCTTGATTCCGTAACCCTGCGGAATCTCGAAATCGTTAAAAATGTGCGAGATGAAGGGGACGAAAATTCCCTTTACCGTGTTTTGAACAGTACGAAAACACCGATGGGAAGCCGTACCCTGAAAAAGTGGCTTTTGAAACCTCTGCTTTCCGTAGAAAAAATTAATCATCGGCTTGATGCTGTTGAAGAACTGTCAGCAAATCCTCTGCTCCGCTACGATATCAGAAACTGGCTTTCAGAAGTAAGGGATATCGAACGCCTTGTAGGCAGGGTAGTATATGGAAATTCAAATTCAAGGGACCTTGTATCTCTGAAAAAATCCCTTGAAGCTCTGCCTTCTGTCCGTGATTCTCTTCTGAATAAGGTTGAATCCGAAGACTTAAATGAGATTGCAATCGGGCTTGCATCATTTTCCGAACTTGAAAATCTGGCTGAAATAATAGATCGAGCAATAGTGGACGAACCACCTGTCTCAGTTCGTGAGGGAGGTATGATAAAGTCGGGATACAGTGAGGAACTTGATGAACTCAAGGATATTGCAAGCAATAGCAAGCAGTGGATTGCAAATTTTCAGCAAAAGGAAAGAGAAAGAAGTGGCATAAAATCCCTGAAAGTGGGATATAATAAGGTTTTTGGATATTATATAGAGGTGACTAATGCCAACAGCAGCCAGGTGCCTGATGATTATATCAGAAAACAAACCATGTCAAATGCCGAGCGTTTCTTTACTCCTGAACTCAAGGAAAAAGAGAGTCTTATTCTGACAGCCAATGAAAAAGCTATAGCTCTCGAGTACGAAATCTTTACTGAAATTGTGCGGACACTTTCAGCTCATTCAAGAGAACTTCAGGAAACTGCCGAAAGAATAGGCACGCTTGATGTCCTTGCAGACCTGGCTGAGGTAGCAGAAAATAACAATTATATCAGGCCCCAGCTTACGGACGACTGCAAAATTCTTATCCGGGATGGAAGGCATCCTGTAGTTGAAAATACCGCACATGGCGGCTTTGTCCCAAACGATACTGAAGTGGACTGCAAGGAAACCCAGTTTTTGCTGGTAACAGGCCCGAATATGGCAGGCAAGTCCACTTACATGCGTCAGACAGCGCTTATAGCTATTATGGCTCAGGTAGGTTCTTTTGTTCCTGCATCCTATGCTTCAATAGGGATTATTGACCAGGTCTTTACAAGAATTGGGGCATTTGACGATCTTGCAAGCGGACAGAGTACCTTTATGGTAGAAATGGTTGAGCTTGCGAACATCCTGAATAATGCAAGTCCCAGAAGCCTTGTGCTTCTTGATGAGATCGGCAGGGGAACAAGTACCTATGACGGGTACAGTATTGCAAAAGCCGTTGTGGAATTCCTGCATAACAGGGGGAAAGTAGGAGTAAGGGCTCTATTTGCAACTCATTACCACCAGCTCACAGCCCTTGAAGAGAAATTAAAAAGAGTTAAAAATTATCATATCGCTGTAAAAGAAGAAGGTCATGAGTTAGTTTTCTTGCGAAAGATCGTGCCTGGGGCAACGGACAGGAGTTACGGAATCCAGGTTGCAAGGCTTGCAGGCGTTCCTGAAAAGGTAATTGAAAGAGCAAATGAGATTCTCAAAGACCTCGAAAGAGAGAACGTGCTTGAAGAAGCTGAAGACGGCAACAATGGGAAAAAGAGGAAAAGCAAAGCTACAGCGCGTTACACCCAGATGATGCTTTTTGACCATGGAAACAACGATGAAAATCCAGCAGAGGTAAACAGGCCCAGTCCTGTAGAAACAGCTCTTAGAAAACTGAATGTGGAAGAGATGACACCAATAGAAGCCCTGAATAAGCTCCATGAGCTGAAGAGGCTGCTGAATTAA
- a CDS encoding A24 family peptidase C-terminal domain-containing protein has product MIEILKILFSMPFLLYSCYSDLKSRRVSNKVWKCMLTSGSGFVIYQIYTDGLSYLISLLSSGILVFTIVYILFQFGAFGGGDAKGLIVLSILFPSYPVFGFSGKIYPLLGVPPIGFFTFTVLGNALLLTTLVPLGMFGYNLLHFSPEMIKNPLYMFIGYRTEISSLKFKKHLGLLEKFELDETGSLIKKFARTGLDFDADRKPELEEYLKKGLIEKEIWVTPGLPFMLSITAGFITAVVFGDLIFYTIMSLIVS; this is encoded by the coding sequence ATGATAGAAATCCTCAAAATTCTCTTCAGCATGCCCTTTTTATTGTACTCGTGTTATTCGGACCTTAAATCCCGCAGAGTCTCAAATAAGGTCTGGAAATGCATGCTTACATCGGGTTCGGGATTTGTTATTTATCAAATTTACACAGATGGACTTTCCTACCTCATATCTCTTCTTTCTTCAGGAATTCTTGTTTTTACCATCGTCTATATCCTGTTTCAGTTTGGGGCTTTCGGAGGAGGAGATGCAAAAGGATTGATCGTGCTTTCCATCCTTTTTCCTTCTTATCCGGTGTTTGGTTTTTCAGGGAAAATATATCCTCTACTAGGAGTTCCACCAATAGGTTTTTTCACATTTACTGTCCTGGGAAACGCTCTTCTGTTGACAACACTTGTTCCTCTCGGGATGTTCGGCTACAATCTTCTTCATTTCTCGCCTGAAATGATTAAAAATCCGCTTTACATGTTTATAGGATACAGGACAGAGATTTCTTCACTGAAATTTAAAAAACACCTTGGCCTGCTTGAAAAATTTGAGCTTGACGAAACCGGAAGCCTCATAAAAAAGTTTGCTCGTACAGGCCTCGACTTCGATGCGGACCGAAAACCGGAACTTGAAGAATATCTAAAAAAAGGTTTGATTGAAAAAGAGATATGGGTTACTCCTGGTCTGCCGTTTATGCTTTCAATTACAGCGGGATTTATTACTGCTGTTGTTTTTGGAGATTTGATCTTTTATACGATCATGAGTCTAATAGTAAGTTAA
- a CDS encoding CDP-alcohol phosphatidyltransferase family protein, whose translation MVPLSPNTLTLLGFAVSVAAGAAFALGKPFAGGLLILFSGVFDILDGGVARAKGRITPFGGVLDSVCDRYSDGLMFLGIIAGAVNGRLVLSPIVQIEGWLWAGFALIGSFLVSYTRARAESAGCRKLSVGIAERTERMILLALGGISGFLSWALVLVAVFSHITIIQRVLRAKSILSKPSEVDSQKP comes from the coding sequence TTGGTTCCTTTATCTCCGAACACTCTCACGTTACTTGGTTTTGCCGTAAGCGTCGCTGCGGGAGCGGCATTTGCGCTGGGTAAACCCTTTGCGGGTGGCCTTCTTATTCTTTTTAGCGGAGTCTTTGATATTCTTGACGGAGGAGTTGCAAGGGCAAAAGGCCGGATTACACCTTTTGGAGGTGTACTCGATTCGGTTTGCGACCGGTACTCTGACGGCCTGATGTTCCTCGGGATAATAGCAGGCGCAGTCAACGGCAGGCTTGTCCTTTCTCCTATTGTGCAAATCGAAGGCTGGCTCTGGGCAGGCTTTGCTCTGATAGGCTCCTTCCTGGTAAGCTACACTCGCGCTCGTGCAGAATCCGCAGGCTGCCGAAAACTGTCAGTCGGAATTGCCGAACGTACGGAAAGAATGATTCTTCTGGCTCTGGGAGGAATTTCAGGGTTTCTCAGCTGGGCTCTAGTACTTGTAGCTGTATTTTCCCATATTACTATTATTCAACGAGTCCTTCGGGCAAAAAGCATATTGAGTAAGCCTTCTGAAGTTGATTCTCAAAAACCGTAA